The following proteins come from a genomic window of Nocardioides albertanoniae:
- a CDS encoding glycosyltransferase yields MNTRLLQRQILPLDRDSDVLPLYVDNQAAILDADKYEVGPDKTAQALNNAQIRQSINDGTQVHPDQLESRTALRVTQGDRLSLGTYFNAFPASYWRRHTVVDDVKLTVTLKGRGASVIVYKSMANGRSQRVEAADTGSNPEGTFTFDLPLKPFVDGGWYWYDVIASDEDAVVTSAEWTAEVPDDRAEHGTVDICVTTMNKPDFASKLLAQMGEDEQLRPYLDTVFVMEQGTKKVVDDPEFPAAEKALAKENGGSLLRIIEQGNLGGSGGYARGQLESVRKGTATYALMMDDDVVCEPEGIIRAVTFGDLAKQPTIVGGHMFSLFAKSRLHTFGEIVQPWRFWWQSAPGVIGDWDFGARNLRSTRWLHKRVDVDFNGWFMCLIPRVVIEEIGLSLPVFIKWDDSEYGLRAKEAGFPTVSFPGAAVWHVPWTDKNDALDWQSYFHQRNRFVAALLHSIYDDGGRMVTESFSHQVKHLVSMQYSTVHLRHKALLDVLAGPEKLHETLATQLPAVREMTKGFADADLKADRDAFPPVRRHKPPRKGKDDTEVPTNREVKLAALKAPLRQVLNPRKLAEEFPEAELAAMDNQWYRITRYDSAIVSMNDQQGAAFYRRDKKLFRQMLKDTIKVHRQLKRRWPELAEEYRTKLPEFTSPEAWEKTFEPWTVAEEKDTDGNRS; encoded by the coding sequence GTGAATACCCGACTCCTGCAGCGGCAGATCCTGCCGCTCGACCGTGACTCCGACGTACTCCCGCTCTACGTCGACAACCAGGCCGCGATCCTCGACGCCGACAAGTACGAGGTCGGCCCCGACAAGACCGCCCAGGCGCTGAACAACGCCCAGATCCGCCAGTCGATCAACGACGGCACCCAGGTGCACCCCGACCAGCTCGAGTCGCGTACGGCGCTGCGGGTCACCCAGGGCGACCGGCTCTCGCTCGGCACCTACTTCAACGCGTTCCCGGCCAGCTACTGGCGTCGGCACACCGTGGTCGACGACGTGAAGCTGACCGTGACCCTGAAGGGCCGCGGCGCCAGCGTCATCGTCTACAAGTCGATGGCCAACGGCCGCTCGCAGCGCGTCGAGGCCGCCGACACGGGCAGCAACCCCGAGGGCACCTTCACCTTCGACCTGCCGCTGAAGCCGTTCGTCGACGGCGGCTGGTACTGGTACGACGTGATCGCCTCCGACGAGGACGCCGTCGTCACCTCGGCCGAGTGGACCGCGGAGGTCCCCGACGACCGTGCCGAGCACGGCACCGTCGACATCTGTGTCACCACGATGAACAAGCCCGACTTCGCCTCGAAGCTGCTGGCCCAGATGGGTGAGGACGAGCAGCTGCGGCCCTACCTCGACACCGTCTTCGTGATGGAGCAGGGCACCAAGAAGGTCGTCGACGACCCCGAGTTCCCCGCTGCTGAGAAGGCGCTGGCCAAGGAGAATGGGGGGAGCCTGCTGCGCATCATCGAGCAGGGCAACCTGGGTGGCTCCGGCGGTTACGCGCGCGGTCAGCTCGAGTCGGTGCGCAAGGGCACCGCGACGTACGCCCTGATGATGGACGACGACGTCGTCTGCGAGCCCGAGGGCATCATCCGAGCGGTCACCTTCGGTGACCTCGCCAAGCAGCCGACCATCGTCGGCGGCCACATGTTCTCGCTCTTCGCGAAGTCCCGGCTGCACACCTTCGGCGAGATCGTCCAGCCGTGGCGCTTCTGGTGGCAGTCGGCTCCCGGCGTCATCGGCGACTGGGACTTCGGCGCCCGCAACCTGCGCTCGACGCGCTGGCTGCACAAGCGCGTCGACGTCGACTTCAACGGCTGGTTCATGTGCCTGATCCCGCGCGTCGTGATCGAGGAGATCGGGCTCTCGCTGCCGGTCTTCATCAAGTGGGACGACTCCGAGTACGGACTGCGCGCCAAGGAGGCCGGTTTCCCGACGGTCTCGTTCCCCGGCGCGGCCGTGTGGCACGTCCCGTGGACCGACAAGAACGACGCGCTCGACTGGCAGTCCTACTTCCACCAGCGCAACCGGTTCGTCGCCGCGCTGCTGCACTCGATCTACGACGACGGCGGCCGGATGGTCACCGAGTCGTTCTCCCACCAGGTCAAGCACCTGGTCTCGATGCAGTACTCCACCGTCCACCTGCGGCACAAGGCGCTCCTGGACGTGCTCGCCGGGCCCGAGAAGCTCCACGAGACCCTCGCGACCCAGCTGCCGGCCGTACGCGAGATGACCAAGGGCTTCGCAGACGCCGACCTCAAGGCCGACCGTGACGCGTTCCCGCCGGTGCGCCGCCACAAGCCGCCGCGCAAGGGCAAGGACGACACCGAGGTGCCAACCAACCGCGAGGTCAAGCTGGCTGCGCTGAAGGCTCCGCTGCGGCAGGTGCTGAACCCGCGCAAGCTCGCTGAGGAGTTCCCCGAGGCCGAGCTCGCCGCGATGGACAACCAGTGGTACCGGATCACCAGGTACGACAGCGCCATCGTGTCGATGAACGACCAGCAGGGCGCGGCCTTCTACCGCCGTGACAAGAAGCTGTTCCGGCAGATGCTGAAGGACACCATCAAGGTGCACCGTCAGCTCAAGCGTCGTTGGCCCGAGCTGGCCGAGGAGTACCGCACCAAGCTTCCCGAGTTCACCTCGCCGGAGGCGTGGGAGAAGACGTTCGAACCGTGGACGGTCGCTGAGGAGAAGGACACCGATGGCAACCGGAGTTGA